The Puntigrus tetrazona isolate hp1 chromosome 9, ASM1883169v1, whole genome shotgun sequence genome includes the window tttgaataaaaatatttaattttacattgttaaatTTAGTGTTATGCaattgtaaattataaaaaaaataggtttaCTTAGTATGTTCTTTACTAATACCGCCATTTTAAGTTAGACATAATCAAACAACTCTATTTTTCAGTCTCACTGGAGTTTCTCCTTTTGCTGGAGAAAACGACCGCAGTTCTGTTCTCAACATCAGGAACTACAATGTAGCTTTTGAAGAAAGCATGTTTACCGACCTCTGCCATGAAGCTAAGGGATTCGTCATTAAACTGCTGGTGGCTGATAGATTGTAAGTGGAATCTACGGTGCTTATCTGCAGCACCACACTCCTGTTGATAATTTATTGTTGAGAAAATAATTTCTACTGCTAAGAGTGCTTTGTGTTAACTGGCAAtttgtttaatgttgttttatctGCAGGAGACCCGATGCTAATGAATGTCTTCGACACCCCTGGTTCAAGGTAACGAAAGAGTAGAAGAGTAAAGAAATAGACCCATGTCTATgcaaatatgttatttaaattaatacaacattgttaatttaggtttttaacattttagatcaaagtatttattgtaagcagttatttactttggtttttataatacatatttcattCTTTTAGACCCTGAATAAGGGTAAAAACATCAGCACAGAGTCCCTCAAAAAGTTTATGTCCAGGAGAAAATGGCAGGTAAGGTGATTACCATGGTGACTGCTGTTCTGTTCAGTATTTAAGACATTGTAGATTCTTTTAGCATGTCATTGTAACAATGATTGCATATCTCTTTTAGCGATCTCTTATCAGCTATAAATCTAAGATGGTGATGAGGTCTGTACCCGAGTTACTGGATGACTCCTCCAGCCATATTTCTATTGCTGTTCCACGACATCTGAAACAAGGctcaccaccaccatcatcatcttcaGACTCGGATGAAGACATTGATGAGCTACCTTTTATCCCAATGCCCATGAACATGGAATTCTCAGGTTCTAGAATGTCACTGACTGAAATTGTAGGGGATGATGAAATGACAGGTAGACTGAATGGAAATTCTGAGAGGTCTGCTTCAAGCCATCAGAAGTCAGAGCCCATGGAAGTGGAGAtgtcagagaaagagagtggaGATGCAGCTGCTAGGGGTAGAGCCAGGAAGAGGTCAACACAAGATGATGAAAAAGGTTCATCTGATGAAGAACCAGCAGAATTGGCCAAACGAGCAGAACACGCAAAGAGACCAATGCGCAGAGGTTCAAGCATGGAGTCCGATGAGCCAGAGGGAGCACGTCGCAGAGGAGAATTACGCAGAGGGAGCTCGGCTGACAGTGCCCTACAGCTCCACATAAAACCAGAGGAGGGCACAGAAGAAAGCTCTACCGATGGCAGTAGAGTTCTACAGAAATCAGTGTCGATGGAGCTTCCAAGGAGAAGCCCAAGTCCAGGAGCTGCAAAGCTGAGCCAGGAAGACTATGCCCTGAAATTGGAACTTATGAGGCAGAGACTTCTAAGGGGTGGCTCTGTAGACAACAAGATGAGTGGATTACGAGGCCCGTTGCTGGAGACATTAGGCATGGGGGATGAGAAGCGCTTTGTTCGGGGGTCTCGCCTCAGTAACCCTCCACTTGTTAGAGCAGCATCCAGCGAGTCTCCTAGAGATGATATCCCAAAGACCAAAATACTCCGCAAGAGTGCTTCCTTCAGCCAGGGTGATTCAGAGCCCATGCCCCTGCACCGACGGATGGGAGCACCTCTAGAGATCCCACTGGCACAAATAGAAGAGAGACGACTGCAGGAAGCTGTATCTATGTCGGCTCTCACAGAGCCAGTCAAAGATTCTCGCCCCATTACCCCAAAAATTCATACCCCAGAACCAGAGAGacgtgagaaagaaaaaaatgaggaaaagGAGTCTGTGGTCTACAAGGACCATAAATCCACAGAAGTCATTGTTGTGCCAAAAACTCATGCAGATGAATCTAAGAGCGTTGATCAGAAATCTTGGGAGACTGATGCACAAGAGAAGGTCCAGAGCAAGTTAGAGGAGCCCAGTGAAAAGTCTCAAAAAGTGGATGAAATTAAGTTGAAGGCCTCCGTAGTAGAGGAAACAattgaggaagaggaagaaagagaggatAAAGAACCAGAGAAAGAAGTGGAGCCTCCAGCTCCAGAGATTGAGGTTAAAGAATTTGAGGATGAAGTAAAGGCATCGCCAAGGTCTCCAGAGGTTACCATTACCACCAGCTCAATCATGGTGACCCCAACAGCTGCCCCAGCTCCCAGCCCCCAGAGTGTCGTCTCAACCTATGTGACTCCATCACTTCCTGCACGTACAGTGCTCCCAGATGGTAGAGTGTCTGCATATGCTAGTATCATGCAGACCATCATGGTACCATCTAGCCAACCTGATCCTATTCCTGTGCCTTCACCTACACCAACACCAACAACCAGCCCACCATCAGTTCCAGTCTATGCACCCATTTCCAGACACATCTCTGAACCAACCCTTGTGTCAACTTCTTCATCCAAACCAGACCTTCACCAGACCACTGAACATCCTGCAGTCTTTTCTCGGGTTGCCTCAACAGAACATCCTCCTAAAGAGCCAAGTCCTCCTAAGACTCCCACTCGTGCCTCCCCTAAGCGAGAACCATCTCCTGGAAGCAACATTCAGGACCTTGCATCTGAGGAGGTCTTTGAAGCTCGCTTCAAGAAGCGTGAATCCTCTCTAACTCGTAGTCTTAAGCGCTTCTCATTCCAGAAGACGGAAGAAAAGCCTTCAACCATTGCTCCAGAAACTGCAGAGGAAATGTATCGTCCAGGCCCAATTGGTGCACCCTTACAATTTGTACCAAGGCGGTTAGAGGAGAAGTCCAAGTCAGTTCAGGATCTTCGTGAGGCGGAGAAGGACCCTGGGTTCATGAGGAGACTCTCAATGCGCTTAAAAAGAACCCCATCAGTAGAGAGGCAGGAAGAGAAGCTCAAAGAAGAGGAAGCTTCAGCACCCAGGCGTCGTCTGTCCTGGGCACTGGGACGAAGGGGATcccaagaaaagaaagagattgAGATGGTGAGGTTGGATGGAGGTCCTGAACCTCCCCCAGAGCCTGAGTCCAAAGCACCCTCAGAGTCACCAATTCTTGCCATGCGCAAGAAAATTGGCAGTACCATGGCAAGCTTATCCACAAGGATTAGGAGCCACTCTGAGGACAGGAAAGATGATAATGAAATCAAGATGGAGAAGAGGACACCTATTTTCACAAAACTGCGTCGTTCGACCTCAGAGGGTGGCAGTCTTAAGAGGATGGGTGTCCCACAGAACCAACTTGCTGCCCAATCAGGGAAAGGGACCTCATCGGAATCACTCGATTCCATGTCAAGCATCCAGTCAGAATCAGCTATAAAAAgtatgggtttttttgttgttaatttgttattttttttgttaattttactATTCCTTTGTGttgtataaaagcaaaaatttgtTTTCCAGGTGCAGAAATTGAGCGTAGATCGCGATGGGACCGCTGGGGGTTGATGAGGGGAAAAAGAGACAAGACGGTTTCCCAACCAGACATCCCAGCTTCCATTGCCAGAGAGAATGGCTCTCTCCGCTCTCGCCAGTACACGCCTCTAACTTCCGGTATgtcattttatgcatttcacAGTAACTTGTGCACAAAAGGAGACACCTATTTCATTACATTCAGACCTGTTTTACAGATTTACATGAATGATAAATGAATCAATTATGCATATGGATTTGCTTTGGCACAGCTGTGGGAGATAAATTATAGTGCCTGACTAGctaatctttttttctgaatctcTCAACAATTAGACTTCCCTCCTGTGTTCCATATCAAACTAAGGGACCACGTTCTCTTGGAGGGAGATCCCGTCACTCTCAGCTGCCTCCCTGCTGGCAGTCCTCACCCACGCATCTCATGGATGAAAGGTCTGATTCAAATTGAAATATAAGCTTATGTGGGACTAAAGATAATATAATCTGACATAAATGGAGTGCAATATCCTTAACCGaatatactgaatataaaataactttacaATAATTGTAAGTGTATTATCTCAGTGCAGTAGAGGTTTTGTTCCCTATATTGGCTTCATGTTGTATCTGTAGAAATGAGTTCTTTCACATTATACCGTCTCAGCCAATATGgagtactaaaaaaaaattattatacgCATATATTTCTtggtatattgttttttaaaagtatctgTGCTGCCCTAAACCATTATTCTAGGTGCATTAATAGCAATTGTGCTGACAAAAGGaaacctatttattttttgactatATATAGAAAGATCTCTTTTTCACCTCAAAGTAAATGTCACCTCAAAGTAATGTCACCAAAGTCAGAGtcttaaatgtcaaaattaacaTTAGAGCACACCAGGTTGTGGCTTTGAGATTATGATTTTGAAACAAGTTAAAGTTCccagtttaacattttttgtttttcaactttGTGTATTGTCAGATAAGAAGCCACTTGAGATCGACCCAAGAATGAACATGATATCCTGCCCTGACGGGAGACAGCTGCTGATGATTATGAAGACCACCAAGAAGGATGCAGGGCTTTATGAATGTGTGGCTTCAAATGCAATGGCTTCTGTCACCAGCTCATGCATTGTGTCTCTTGCTCGTAAGTTTCATACAAGAACAATCAGAAAGAAAGCTAATGAGAAAGTCTGGCTGATAGGGAAGGAGAATAGATGGTTTAATGAGAAATAGATTGAGAAACCAAACAGAATTTTAGATGTTATCCACGGCCATTAAATATTCTGCTGGGGAAAGTTTATGTATAAATTGCAGCAATGCATAATTAAACAAGAATGATCATCAATGCACTAGTAAAACTCAAAACTTGCTGACAATTTCTGACATACTCTCTCTCAAACTTGATGTGTTAcggaaaatgaatgaaatatatcATTGAAAAGGAATGTGATCAGGTCATTTTGTTTACAGAGAAGCACTGTTAGTGTTAAAACCCCttaaaagagaaataagaagagaatggCTACAGTGTTCTCAGAAAAGTAAAGTCTATAACAGAGATGAAAGTGGGACACTTTCAGAAcagttaaatttattttttaagagttAGTGCATAACTCATCACAGCAAGACACAGGAAGGAGCTCTTTTAGCCTTGAGAAACAGAAATGCCATTGGCTTTTTACCATTGTGAGCAGGCTAATGCACTGCTTATCGTTGTGCAAAGCTATTTTCCTCTAGAACAGCAGGCAATAAATTATTCACTCCTTTTTGTGGTTCACAAAGCTGATTAATATGGAAAGGTGACTTGCTAGCAGAGGTGCGAATATTATGTAGTTGCTGTACCTggtctttgttttctttctttctttctttcttacgtTAATATCTGAAATGTGGATATCATAATAATAACCCTTTATCTGCAAAATTCCATGGTAAACGAGATGTGGAAAATCATGTGACTTTccatatcaaatataaaattttctCTTGATGTTCATCATTTGTGAGTGCGGTTCCTATTCAGTTTGCACTAAAGTTAGAATcctacatttactttttttccccttgtttttaaaagaagtatcTTATGATcaataaaacagtaacattagcaaaactaaattttttagcagccattactccactTTTTAGAgtcacttgatccttcagaattcattctaatatgctgtttttgcatttaagaAACAGTATTATCATATGTTTTATGTaactttatacatttctttactgTCTTTCTTGATAGGTTTGATGCCATCgctaaataaagtattatttaaagtataaatacatttctaaaaaatgatttaaaccaaatatttgaatgttttttttcagaagacaTATCAACCAAGAGAATTTCTAGTAGtaaacacttattattattttgtaggtCTGCCTAATAGTCCTGGGACTCCTGAGGTGCCTCAGAAGTATAAAAACACAGCTCTGGTGGTATGGAGACCCTCAGACACTACAGCACCATGCACCTACTCTCTGGAGAGGAAGACAGAGGGTTAGTGGACAGCATTCTTTGATTATTTAAAGCGAGATTCATAAAGTATACTGTTGAAACGAttttcagttatgttttgtccaaatgtaaaaaataaattaatgtggAGGAGAATGTAGATGAaagattgttattattttttcagctcTACTGCCCTCTTTTGGAAAGGATGAGTGTTGCAACCGATTCTTATTCTTTACAAGtaacaatgcaatatttattttcgtAGGCGAGACTAACTGGCTGATAGTAGCCACCGGTGTGGCTGACTGTTACTACAATGTCACGGACCTTCCGACTGGTGCCGCATACAGGTTCAGAGTGGCCTGTGTGAACAAGGCTGGCCAGGGACCTTACAGCAGTCTGTCTGAAAAAATCATTCTGGACTCAACAGGTGCACAGAAGCTTTTACCTACACCATGCTTCTTAACAATTTTGTGCTGTCAGCAGCCAATAATTTACTAAACGAagccatttttactttttacccatatttaatgcatttttgggtTATAGTGCTATCagagtatttacattttaaaatatgttaaaatagaaaatgtcatTACACATGTTACATACCACTGTAATAAcgataaattatgcataattacatgcaagtaaccctaagccaaaccctaaccatatagtaagttcatatagttaattaatattactcagtactttaattacactgtaacaagtgcatcttaaaatatgtgcaaattataaagtgtaaataataatatttcataatattactgtttttactgtattttttatcaaataaataccaCCTTAAATGagactttatttaaaagcattcaaTAAATTTGTACACACTTTTTAGCAGTGGCGTAATGTAACTTTGAACGAAACTTATGCATCTCTGCATCTTCGTTTTTCAAATTCAAAGTGTTTTCAACAGCACCCCAAAAGTCCAGTGGAACAGTTGTTGTCAAAACGCTTTCATCAGCTCCGGCTCCTGCCCCTTCAGTGGTAACATCCAGCATGACTCTACCTGCAATGAAGCCTGCTGCTGTTAAGCAGGCTGCAGCACCAACGGCGACTTCAGCGCCCTCTACAGTCCAGCCGGTAAAGCCTGTGTCTCCTCCCGCTGCACCTGCATCGACTACGACACCTTCCCCTGCCGCCCTTTCCCCGAGTCATCGCATTGTGCCTGACATCCGAACTCCATCCCCTACTGCTCCTACCACAGCTAAAGCTAAGACTACTCTCAACATCACTATGGCCAAACCCTCCCCAGCTTCCCCTGCAGCTCAGGCTCCTCCTGCCAAACCCTCACCGCCCGTGATTCTGCCCAAACCTCAGACCCCTGTGAATGTGGTCTCCCCTCCGTCTCAAACTCCTCCGGTGTCCCCGCCCCCTCTGGTCTCCCCTCCGCCCTCTATTGGCAAGCCTATCTCCTCAGTGCCCATGTATGTCCcgaccaccaccaccaccacagcACATGTGACCCCAGTCACCCCAAACACGCCTTCTCCCTCTCTGTCACCCCCCGTGGTGTTAGTTACAAGTCTGAGTCCCGTAGGGGAGGGTACTGGCACACCCAATCGTACGACTCCAAGCGGAAGAGCCACTCCTTCTGGACGCATCACTCCTACAGGGCGAAGGACCCCTATAGGAAAACCTGGAGACTCGACTCTTAGACAGGGAGTCCCACAGAAACCGTACACATTCATGGATGAGAAAGCAAGGTACATGTGCAATGCAATGAAATGTGGTTTTACATTGTCACAAAATTACGttttattaaatcaacattaaataataaattcaaaataacacCAAATACAAAAGGAGCTGTAAGTAATCCGTATGATATCATAACATGATAAACTATACTAgaacaatttttaataattggcCATTATCGTAATGTAAATcagcttttgttttaataactgtTCCAAGTTTTCTTGatggctatttatttattttacttgtatttaatttcatatttatattttattacttatagtttagtttattttcatttatttaaattttattttattttgcataaatgcatattttattttattatgttatagttgtgaataaacatatttattcacttttattcaCTTTTCTTTCCTGGGAACTTAAGCAAGATAAGACAAGCCAAAGGGTGAAAAACACTTactaccttttattttttaagaatacaCTTAATTTGGACACTTAAGCCaaatttcaatgtttttagACTTTATTACAGAAAATCAAGTGATATTTATTTAAGGAAATATCAACACTTACTTtgattatttttacacattgtatatatttataatttttataagtttttgttgttgttgttgtttgcttgtttttttgtttgttttttttaccagtgACTTACCTGTAAAAATGTTAAGGAAGATCAACTGGTATAAAACACTTAGTAGTCAGGTGCATCTTTTATACAGTGGCCTTTAGCCTTAAAGAACACTTATTTTGAACACTTCAGCCACATTTAAAATCGCATTAATGTTTTTAGACTTTATTACAGAATATCAAgtgatatttattcatttacttaagGAAATAGCAACACTTTTCAtgcaaataattgtaattttttttttctttattatgagACAAATAAATGGTCAACACTGCCCTTGACAGCCATTGATCCCCTTGCATTTTCTTCACCACAGAGGTCGTTTTGGTGTGATCAGAGAGTGTCGGGAAAACGCCACCGGTAATCTGTACATGGCCAAGATTGTGCCGTATGAGCCTGAGAGCAAGCAGGCTGTGTTACAAGAGTACGACATACTAAAGTCCCTCCACCACGAGAAGGTCATGGCTCTGCATGAGGCCTACGTCACCCCACGCTACCTAGTGCTCATCTCTGAGTGCTGCTCAGGGAAAGAGCTGCTCTATAGTCTGATTGACAGGTCAGAGACTGCTGAGTACTTGTCTTTGTACTTAAATCATTGCTTTTCAATCCTTTCCTAACAGTGCATTGCATGGTACTACACAAACACTTGGCTTGATTGTGGATAGAGTGTGGGTTATGTGTACGGTGTTTGGAGACAGAGCTATAAGAAGTATTGAACTGTGTCAAGCCAAAAACAtactaaagttaaaataaaaaggttataTTTGACTGCACATTCTGTCAGAAAATTGTTGTTTACTTTATGTACGAGTTGTTCGAAACTctttgaatttctttcttctgctgaacataaAGGATGATATTTAGAAGAATGTGTTCAACCAAACGTTttttggtccccattgacttccagtATAATTTtttccatactatggaagtcagtagGCATCACTTTCTTCACAATGTCGTCTTTTTATgagtagatgatgacagaattaaaatcatttaaaataccaaaataatctttttggtaacactttattttgatagcccACTTAGTACACTGtgtgcttgattttttttcacgctttattttcatgggtccacaacatactgaaagtatattttaaaagtatacgtcaacttattttactttaacGGTGTATTTGCTCTGAGGGTTAATAGACAGATAGTTGATTAgttgaaatgtattaatgtaaatgataaaagaacattattttcaaatctCCACCAACATGAATACATCTGTGGTTGGGATGTTCCTATCATTTTCTATCTTTCTAGGTTCCGATACTCCGAGGACGACGTGGTGGCGTATGTTGTACAGATACTTCAGGGTCTGGACTACCTGCACAGCCGAAGAATCCTGCATCTGGATATCAAACCAGACAATATCATCGTCACTTACATGAATGTTGTTAAGATTATTGATTTTGGTAGTGCACAGACCTTCAATCCACTATTCCTGAAGCAGTTCTCCCCAGCCATTGGAACACTGGATTATATGTGTaagaccattttttttaaatgccacataacactttatttagttATGTGTTGTTTTCCTATGGTATTCCcttatcatttcatattttatttatgtattcattataaGTAATTGTGCATTTCTCCACGCTTACTAATGTGTTTTAATCTCTGCTGATTACCGAAAGCTCCTGAGATGTTGAAAGGAGATGTGGTGGGTCCACCGGCTGATATCTGGAGCATTGGCATATTGACTTATATCATGTGAGTGCTGCTTTGATTGTTGACTTTTAAATCTCGTGAAAGTGGGAGCATTTGTATTGTTACAATTTGTGTGCTCTCTTGGTATTCCAGAAGCTCTCTGGAGCTTCTGAGCTGTCAGTGACGGTGATTATGTTTGACATGAACGCTACTCTAGTGTTTAACTCAAAGCCTCTGTCATGCCGCACACCATTCAGGCTCAGCGGGAGACTGCCGTTTACAGAGAATGACCCTGCTGAGACAGAGGCCAGAATTCAGGCAGCCAAGTTTGACCTCAGTAAGCTCTACCAAAATGTGTCCCAAAGTGCCTCTCTGTTCCTCAAGAAGATCCTGTGCAGCTACCCTTGGTGAGTCAGACAGTGctttaacaaataatatttatccgGGCTATGTGGGTAAATCTCAAGATACCCATTTAATCTGAAATCAAAAGGAAGACATGTTATTTTGTGTAGTGAAAAGAAGTTTGTTTTAGATAATTAAATTGGCTTTGTATTATGtgactgtatattttttataatttaacaaatttacCTTCAGAGttctaataaacataatttgaaaaaaatcattatagtaatgcacaaaaataattttatttacatgttacATTACATATACAGAGTTGGACACTTATTATTttgctaatattaataataataattgtgttgctgtattatttcatactcattttaataataataataataataaaactgttatcACCAAACAGTAACATGTAACTACAGCTGAGGATCTAACTGGAATGAGACcatattgattttcttttttatgagtatgtaataacataataacaGAAATTTCATCcctttacaataaaaaacattctttaaataatatatatgtatatttgacccatatatatatatatatatatatatatatatatatatactccatCACTTGCCTTAATGTCATGCATGTCATATGTATAAtgccacaaaaatatatacttttttatttttacagccaaactgacaaaaacataattgtaattttttttaaatatttgtacatcATAGCAATCTTGgttgttctttttatataaacttatttcagaaaaattctAAAACATATCAAAATGTTGTCAGTTGACTCATTATCGTTTTATGATTTCTGGTTGCACCTCCTAGGATCTAAATAGAATCACCGCCGTCATTGATAAATATAGTACTTTCTAAACATTCTGTTGCTTTATCatctaattatattttcaaatgtattattcattcgTTATTTATTCTGCTTGTTGTAATGCTCGTGGCACCTTTGACATTGTAGTCATCTTGCATTCAGTGTGGGTCAGATCTGACTCATGTATTTGCGCACGGTGTGTTTCAGGGCCCGTCCTACAATCAAGGACTGCTTTAACAACTCCTGGCTGCAGGACGCTTATCTAATGAGACTGCGCAGACAGACTCTCACGTTCACCACCACACGCCTCAAGGAGTTCctggagcagcagcagcaggtcaGGGCCGAGGTGGCAACAAAGCACAAAGTCCTTCTACGTTCCTACCAGAGCGGCCCACAAACCCCATCCACCCCCTCAACACCCGGCACCCCTGCAGCGCCCATCTCTCAGTGAGCTCCAGAGAGATGAGAGACGGCTCTGGGGTTCTCCAGGAAtaaaggacagagagagacacagccTCAGGACATCCCAGCCCCTCTAAGCCTAGGGGGCCGGTTAacgtgtggtgtgtgtgtgtgttagcagaTCAAGCACAGGGgacgagaaaaaaaacacacacgctcacacaaaACCTCTCGTCCACAAGCGTAATGGATTTCAGTGCATTTACCTCCGTTAGCCAGCATGCACAGTGCAGTCGTGTCTTTGTCCAGGAAGATGTCCTCACTTTAAGCTCTCCCGTGCAACACTTTTTTTCGTACGACTTTTTGACGAACCTGTTTTAGCGAACGGTCAGGAACTTTGGACCCGTCGTGgttgagaagagtgactgtattTCATATACAAACATCAAGAAGAAAGCGATCTAGTTCATCCCTTGACGCAAAAAATGTCATGtcaatgtgtatttttttgtggtgtCTTCCAATTGTGAACCAGGGCCTTGAGATTTGTGGAAAATGGTGTAAA containing:
- the spegb gene encoding striated muscle preferentially expressed protein kinase isoform X6 codes for the protein MMDVAPDASDRWATGETTVLEKEALALGSRAPGPQSARSPSEEVLRESPPQVLPPPSPKIGRSTASPLLSRSGSAPATPLAPRKKVVVPTEYQDTVPGEFEEKIKQPKSSGMSQSSAQDSRPQTPVSEYSRKELTPRPSPKLTRASSKIFEKVRVFEERRRSIDNPEGSISGRSWAGFNRASSIDSDEGGSRLGISRESSKEDLREALKADAAQRRTMFKQRAASLEDRPRYSQKVQDIENKFTEELQRIKKLVGKPHMKKSFSTEQLSTFHRSRQPVRKLEPIPPQVLQKLQDRERAQREQEMRDREQAKERSPPKSPSRRLKDQLEQQTLDKFESDRSVPTTKVVSMFGQQPSPPEAMSLSDLPGQRSPRLRGPSPSRDSPRRSPTVDVTSMAEERSRGRAESPSRNVLEMTLRKVEPRPASPLVKRVVRVQEVPQADDESMHRKTPIEVTLRKLERRPESPLVQGETVAIQECPVQGPTKPPRVSSSSSSEEKMELDVTPLPPATKLTIPKIIVEEEPMETDAEKTDKAVKSATAKEEKPQRSRGRGRRQRPMSPELESSDDSYVSAGEDPLEAPVFEFPLQDTVASTGTEVLLKCIISGTPLPEVTWKRDNIVIKNSPTHVVKVEGERHSLLIKWTKPSDAGTYTVTAINEVGEMSSSATLFIKSEPSQDQRGNLGVPMDVSSPITSDEEYLSPLEEGMDFSSYRGPEPRRIVDTRFKEPPSFLVVIGDQTVIEGQEVTMSVRVSGQPKPMLYWLRDRVTIKTGERHLVHETEEGSFEMIIKSAQKSDCGVYTCKIINEYGTKQCEGKLEVKARPIEPGLAIIRPVRDVMVKAGETALFECQVIGPQDTDVDWLSDGKLIQPALLNCKMHFDGKRCRLLLNSVHEDDSGTYTCKLSTAKEELTSSAKLKVVASIDPLFTRKLDVLEVIEGRNARFDCKVSGTPPPRVIWSHFDHPLEESEDIRILKEGGRHSLIISHVSNEDEGLYTVVARNSHGEAECAAELYVQEPRPAISSQIAKLEKMPSIPEEPEVPENEVERFTMPDFVKPLYDLDVVEGREAVLRCKVAGLPYPAIIWFHNGKRIDSTEDRKMTQFRDVHSLVIRSVCHAHGGVYKCVISNKVGKATCYAHLYVTDILPDPPDGAPVIESITGKTITLSWKKPRRLDPSIDPSSLMYAVQQQALGSIQWTIIASCLKQTIYTITNLSKGVRYAFRVLSITSKAFSKPSPATEPVQLLDRGPYLQEAPVIIDKPDIVYMVEKQPLSITVTLNHVNASVTWKRGAVTLSNRPGLFELSMPDDDQHTLKLCKVKSSDVGQLTCIASNKDGSDSCTLILEMAVAPTFETIMEDLDVNVGETPRFAVVVEGKPVPDILWYKGDTLLSESSHFTFVYDDNECSLVVLNTQADDSGVYTCTAKNLAGSVSCKAELTVHIAKKYKDDPMEDEASILRKMRRLTDYYDVHKEIGRGAFSYIKRVIQKAGKIEYAAKFISARAKRKASALRELNILSHLDHERILYFHDAFEKKNAVIIITELCHEEVLERLTKKSTVMESEIRSSVRQLLEGISYLHQHDILHLDIKPDNILMADPSSDQIRICDFGNAVKFTPDEAQYCKYGTPEFVAPEIVNQTPVSKATDIWPVGVLTYLCLTGVSPFAGENDRSSVLNIRNYNVAFEESMFTDLCHEAKGFVIKLLVADRLRPDANECLRHPWFKTLNKGKNISTESLKKFMSRRKWQRSLISYKSKMVMRSVPELLDDSSSHISIAVPRHLKQGSPPPSSSSDSDEDIDELPFIPMPMNMEFSGSRMSLTEIVGDDEMTGRLNGNSERSASSHQKSEPMEVEMSEKESGDAAARGRARKRSTQDDEKGSSDEEPAELAKRAEHAKRPMRRGSSMESDEPEGARRRGELRRGSSADSALQLHIKPEEGTEESSTDGSRVLQKSVSMELPRRSPSPGAAKLSQEDYALKLELMRQRLLRGGSVDNKMSGLRGPLLETLGMGDEKRFVRGSRLSNPPLVRAASSESPRDDIPKTKILRKSASFSQGDSEPMPLHRRMGAPLEIPLAQIEERRLQEAVSMSALTEPVKDSRPITPKIHTPEPERREKEKNEEKESVVYKDHKSTEVIVVPKTHADESKSVDQKSWETDAQEKVQSKLEEPSEKSQKVDEIKLKASVVEETIEEEEEREDKEPEKEVEPPAPEIEVKEFEDEVKASPRSPEVTITTSSIMVTPTAAPAPSPQSVVSTYVTPSLPARTVLPDGRVSAYASIMQTIMVPSSQPDPIPVPSPTPTPTTSPPSVPVYAPISRHISEPTLVSTSSSKPDLHQTTEHPAVFSRVASTEHPPKEPSPPKTPTRASPKREPSPGSNIQDLASEEVFEARFKKRESSLTRSLKRFSFQKTEEKPSTIAPETAEEMYRPGPIGAPLQFVPRRLEEKSKSVQDLREAEKDPGFMRRLSMRLKRTPSVERQEEKLKEEEASAPRRRLSWALGRRGSQEKKEIEMVRLDGGPEPPPEPESKAPSESPILAMRKKIGSTMASLSTRIRSHSEDRKDDNEIKMEKRTPIFTKLRRSTSEGGSLKRMGVPQNQLAAQSGKGTSSESLDSMSSIQSESAIKSAEIERRSRWDRWGLMRGKRDKTVSQPDIPASIARENGSLRSRQYTPLTSDFPPVFHIKLRDHVLLEGDPVTLSCLPAGSPHPRISWMKDKKPLEIDPRMNMISCPDGRQLLMIMKTTKKDAGLYECVASNAMASVTSSCIVSLARLPNSPGTPEVPQKYKNTALVVWRPSDTTAPCTYSLERKTEGETNWLIVATGVADCYYNVTDLPTGAAYRFRVACVNKAGQGPYSSLSEKIILDSTVFSTAPQKSSGTVVVKTLSSAPAPAPSVVTSSMTLPAMKPAAVKQAAAPTATSAPSTVQPVKPVSPPAAPASTTTPSPAALSPSHRIVPDIRTPSPTAPTTAKAKTTLNITMAKPSPASPAAQAPPAKPSPPVILPKPQTPVNVVSPPSQTPPVSPPPLVSPPPSIGKPISSVPMYVPTTTTTTAHVTPVTPNTPSPSLSPPVVLVTSLSPVGEGTGTPNRTTPSGRATPSGRITPTGRRTPIGKPGDSTLRQGVPQKPYTFMDEKARGRFGVIRECRENATGNLYMAKIVPYEPESKQAVLQEYDILKSLHHEKVMALHEAYVTPRYLVLISECCSGKELLYSLIDRFRYSEDDVVAYVVQILQGLDYLHSRRILHLDIKPDNIIVTYMNVVKIIDFGSAQTFNPLFLKQFSPAIGTLDYMSPEMLKGDVVGPPADIWSIGILTYIMLSGRLPFTENDPAETEARIQAAKFDLSKLYQNVSQSASLFLKKILCSYPWARPTIKDCFNNSWLQDAYLMRLRRQTLTFTTTRLKEFLEQQQQVRAEVATKHKVLLRSYQSGPQTPSTPSTPGTPAAPISQ